The Capsicum annuum cultivar UCD-10X-F1 chromosome 1, UCD10Xv1.1, whole genome shotgun sequence sequence CTAtcttaaataatacaacagatagAAACCACATGACAACGATAGTGATAATAGTGATATCAATACTAATGCTTGGTCTTTCATATCTTCCGTGCCTTCCATATCTTCCCAGTCCTTGTTGTCTTCGTTGCCTTCGATGTCTACCTTTATATTGTTCATTTTCATCGGTCCATCGAAAGAATCCACAACCAGTACCAGCCTGATATTTTTGACAGCCCCAAAACATTCTTCCCGAATTGGTTGGTGTTCTTGACATCTTAAGTTTCACGTAAAGTCCACCATAACAAATTCGAACGGTCATGGTGTTgcaaaaaattaacttttcaataTTAAAAGtatagcaagaaaaaaaaaattaatgaacaaGAACTTGGCgagagaaaaaatgaagaagaatggATGAAAAAAATGCTCAAATTGCTCCAACAAGGGTGTTGGAACCAAATAAGGAAGAAGGAGCATTTATAATAGGTGTTGGAACCCTTTTTGACCATTGGGGCCCTTTAATTTTTTGGCTGACGCGCGCCTGGACACTAAAACACACGCTCCTATGTGGTCCCAGCCACATAGGATGCCACATCGGAAATTGTGTTTAAAAagttgctttttaatgggttcaggggttcagatgacaaacatgtaagtagaagcgtccaacttacaaaactgacatagtacaagggtccacaaGGTCATTTTACCATTTTCTAaagattttcacatttttaatatattcttcttattattattattcttattattattattataaatatagattataaattatagatataaatatatataaatattttaattattaaaaatatataaatattttaattaattatttaatttatatgatcaaaagaattttgttatattttttcttttttacaacgCGGAATCAAATATATAGTTACCCTGTTTAACTATATGAAATTTTTCAAAGCATCATTGATATGAGAAAGAGTATTTATGAGGAATTTGCCATTGTTGATTTGAATAGGGATTTGGGAGGGACTTGTTTGGGCCAGCAAGAAAGGAGGCGCAATTCTAATAGTAGgtgtatatacaaatattttactTACTCTGTTCAAATTGATCGCATATATTGacttgatattaatttttttaaaataagtaaaatttttgaattttatgatctcaaattaaagatatgttaaatataaaaaaatatttttttattttgtgaggtTAAATATGTCACATAAAATGTTGGAATTAAAGaattactaaaaagaaaaataattattttttttaaacaaactaaaaaaaaatatatcaaataaattaaaagaaagggGGTTTTATGTTTCATTGTGGTTAGTTTTGGCATGCGATTTGATATTTTTCTTGCTGACAATATCCTATTTGATACCCTTAATGTGAcagaatttttttttaccaaatgCTCATTTTATTGGTATACAGAATAGAAGAGACGAAATAGGCTCGTTGTATCAATGTGATTTATTCCAAGCgcatattttgatacatttttcGTGATTCTTAAAATCAAAGACAACATCGGCCCATCAATAGAAGCATTCCTTCCCCGAGAATAACATAGTCATCGTTGTGGGGAGGTTAAAGAATATTCAATGCAAAATGAcctttcatttctttgtttcgtCATGGTAGGACCACAATGCATCTTCTTGCTACCCCCAATGTCGCTTTGAAGGACTTCTCCTTTTTAATTAACATCTTAGAATGTAGATAGTTTATGATGGAGATTGAGTAAAAAGTATTAATATATTTCTCGGAACAAAGTCCTAGGATTATTAATGTCAATCaataaaagaattaaaacaacTTTGTAAGTATATTTTCGATATGAAAATCGAAAGAATCTAATTCAAAcaagttaaaaattctaaaaaaatcatagttaaaaaaattgtataaaacgATGAATTTCCTCATGATACACTTTGGAATTTGGAAAGAAAAAGTTTTGatcaatataaaataaagtttAGATTTGAATCTCATATAAATAACATGGATGGAATTGTCGATAATGATATACAAATGAAAAACTCTCAAAATTATGATTCATCCACTATTATAATTGCATACTCTTGATTTTCAATGTAAGTACTACATTCATTTTAATTGTTTATctaattttaatttgatataaaatttaagaaattaagatgatttttaattttatgatattaaattaaagttatctagaatatatcaacataattttaattttataatcttaaatatatcataaagtacggttaaaaaaaatactaaaaaagatAAACAAATATCCTTATAAAACAACCTAAAAAAAAAGCCCCATCTTCGACCGAGCAACTCCATCTGGTCAAAACACATGCTTAATTAAAATTTGTTTTGATGGATTgaattttgttacttttttttttcttttgtttaaaagCTTCGggttaaatttgatatttgattggGCCAAGTGGAAAACCCGAAATAAACACGGAGATTGAAGTGTTAAACCCTAAATCCCAATTCTCTCGCCAGCTAGTAGATTGACCTGCGAATCCCTCACACACACACAGTAGGTGTATTTTCTTCTGAATTCTTATTAATTatcagtttttaaatttctataattcGTCGATAAGCCTAAGTTCTTTCATTCAGTTCAAATTTATAGCATGTATTTTTGGCTGTTACTTAAATGCATTAAAATGAAAGTTTATTTGGTGCCTAAATCAATAAAAATCATGTTTATATGCTTAAAATGGCAAATTGATAATAATCCAAGAGCTCGTCGCACTGGGTTTGCTTAGTGCGGTTTACATTTGCTATGTGGTTTACGAGTTATTGCACATGAGCGGATTTACCCAGTGTAGGGGCGGAGCTAGCTTGTTCCTAGGGGCGGGAAATTAAACTATTTATATAtagttgaaattattttataggtatatatagtagatattggACCCTCTTAGGTTAGTTCGTGtgtttactttttcatttttcgAACCACCTTAGTGAAAGTCTTGGTCCCTTAGTCCTGCCACTGCCAGTGTGAACCCGAAGGGCAGCGGCTGCGGGTTTCTCTAGGGTTCCTAAGGAAGAAAACAATCCAAAAAAGGTGGATAGTTGTATTTCTTCTAAAGAGAAATGTTTTGAATTAAACAAATATTAACAGAGGTTTGTTTTTTGTGCTTAAGCTGGGGAATTATTGGGCATTGTGTAGTTGAGTTGAGAATGAGTGGTTAAGGTCATGGATTTAGTATTAAAAATCTTAATTGGAAGAGGTCAACATAATGTCTGAAAGTAGATTTACTGTTAATTGGGGTAGTTGATTTAGACGACGTGGTGAAGTACATTTGAGTTATGTTGGACTATCCTAAAATGTTTTCGTGTGCGTGTCGGATCCttaaaaaatagtgtatttttggagtATCCGATATGGTCCAGCAACAcgtttgaagagtccgagcaatatAACATTTGAGTGCGAGAAGAATTATGAAGTCTCAGGAGGTTCAAATAACcgtaggtgatttcttcccattttcCTACGCCTTGGTGAACAGAGTTACCAGGTATCAAGTATCTGTCTGGGTAGGTGATAGCCAGCACTCGGTTAAATAGTCGAGGTGCAAGCAAGCTGGCCTATATGAAAAAGTGAAGTACGTTTGATGTATAATTTGTTGTTACAAGGATTGTTAGACTTGAATATCTGTAAATGATGTGGTCTAATGTGCCTTGTCTTGATATCTTTCTTTTTATGGTTATCTCATGTCCGATCTTGTCAAAGCACGCACAACACAAAAGAGCGTCTGTAATTAAAATGTTTGTCCGTTTGGTTCGGACATCTTGTGCTGCTGTTCGCCCTTTATCGACTGAAGCTGCTACAACAGTGAAGTCCACAAGATCAGGTGGCACGAGCACTACTACTAGTTTAGAGGGTGGCACTAGTTCTGCCACGAGTTCTCGTGGCAGAGACACACTAGGAAAGAGGCTTTTGAGCTTAGTCTATGCAAAGCGCAGTGCTGTCATTACAATACGCAAGTGGAAGGAAGAAGGGCACCCTGTCCGCAAGTATGAGCTCAATCGCATTGTCCGGGAGTTGCGAAGACACAAACGATATAAACATGCCCTTGAGGTATCTCTTCCTCCTTATTAACTGTTTCATGATTTACTTTGTCATTTGCTTCTTAGTTTTTCAGTGGTAGTGGTAGTATATTACTGCACTGGAATGCTTTTTCTTTGAATGCTTTGTTGGGAGCTTCTATATTTTACCAAAAATGGCTAAATATGGATGGGGTAGGGGAAGAACTGTTCATTTCATTTATTGAATACTCGAATGAGATATTCCATGTGGTTAAATTGCTGAAAACGAGTTCCAATTCAATGTACACGGTGCTTCATtgtatttcaaacaagttgcTTACTAATTCTATATGATTGAGAAGGTAACTGCTTTTTATGGTATCCCAATTGCTACTGAGTCTTCACTTATGTAAAGAGAATTGCTAGAGATCTTCAAGCTTGCTGGAATGTCTTAGATTGTTGATAATAAACCGTGAACACTGATGTTGAGAATGGCAAGCATGTTGTAACAGCTTAATACAAACATACAATTTATTTCTCCCactgtttgttgttgttttgttaatATTAATTATGGTCCTTGTTCTTGATTAAGCGTCTCATAGTTTTCTAAAATTCCCTTGTGAGAAAATCACAGTTTTCTGAAAATCATGGATACTTGTTCCACATTTAATAGCACATAAATCTGCAATATATGTTTACAGATTTGTGAATGGATGAGGGTGCAAGATGATATCCAACTATTATCTGGTGATTATGCAGTTCATTTGGACTTGATTGCAAAAATTCGTGGTATGAACAGCGCGGAGAAGTTTTTTGAAGACCTACCTGATAAACTGAAGGTTCAGACCACCTGTACTGCACTTCTCCACACCTATGTCCAGCACAAGAACATTGTTAAAGCCGAGGCTTTGATGGAAAAAATGTCCGAATGCGGTTTCTTGAAGTATCCTCTTCCGTATAATCATATGCTTTCCTTATACATATCGCAAGGGCAACTAGATAAGGTTCCAGGCTTGATTCAGGAATTGAAGAAAAATACTTCTCCTGATATTGTCACATACAACCTGGAGTTGGCAGTTTTTGCATCGCAGAATAACGTTGAAGCTGCAGAGAAAACATTCCTTGAGCTAAAGAAGGCAAAATTGGACCCTGACTGGATAACATTTAGTACATTAACCAACATATACACTAAAAATTCACTTCCGGATAAGGCAAAGTCAACTTTGAGAGAAATGGagaaaaggatttccaaaaagGCTCGATCTGCATATTCGTCTCTCATTAGTTTGCATACAAATCTAGAGAGCAAGGATGAAGTTTTCCGAATATGGAAGGAGATGAAGTCAATCTTTGGTAAATTGAGCGATGTAGAGTGTATTTGTATTATATCTTCTTTGCTGAAGTTGGATGAATTTGGAGAAGCAATGAATCTGTACACTGAATGGGAAGCTGTTACCGTGACGAAGGATACTAGGATTGCGAATCTAATTCTCGCTGCTTACATCAACAAAAATAAGATGGAAAAGGCTATCGATTTTCAAGAAAGAATGGTGCAGAAAGGCATCTCTCCTAGCTGCACCACGTGGGAGCTTCTTACGCGGGGTTATTTGAAgcaaaaggaaatagataaagtTCTCGAGTTTTTCAAGAAAACTGTTACAAGTGTTTCAAAGTGGGATCCTGATAAAAAGATGGTCCAAGAGATGTTTCATGTAGTTGAAGAGCAGGGCAACATTCAGGTGGCAGAACAGTTGCTAGTTACCCTTCGACATGCTAAATATGTGAACACAGAAATATATAATGCACTTCTCCGAACTTATGTGAATGCCGGTAAGATGCCAATGATAGTTGCGGAGAGGATGAAAAAGGATAATGTGAAGATGGACGATGAAACTCAAAAGTTAATTGGATTAACTAGCAAGATGACTGTAACTGAGGTTCCAAACGGTGTTGCTTAAGAACAAGGGCTGGACTTTTAACTTTGTAAAATATTCAGATTTATGCAATTAAAGTTTTCTTAACTTTGTTATGCCTCCCACAACTGTTATATTTTCCATTTATTACCATCGGATACCGATTTTCTCTCCGTAAATTCTAGTGTTTAATGTGTCTCCTCTCAAAACAATGGCAGAAAATGCAGATTCAGGAGATTCTGATTTCTCTGTGGACAACTAAGTTGCACGGACTCTTCACTCTCGATGCTGAACCCATGTTGGATTCTTCAAAATGAAACTACTTTTGGTGAATCTGACATGCATTCATTGACATTTTTTGACGAGTCTGACCAACATAGTCggaaaaaaaactataaatattcTTGTTTAAGCAAGTAGCACAACCTTACAAAAGGCAGCGCCTGAAACAGATAGCCAGAGATGAGAAgactaagaaaacacaaaatcacTATATTTGCCTTTTTATGATCCTACTAACACGAGATGCTTTGTGCActtcttcaaaataaaactatttttgGTTAATATGACATGCATTCATTGATATTTTTTGacgagtctgagcaacataggcggaaaaaaaagtacaaatattCTTGTTTAAGCAAGTAGCACAACCTTACAAAAGGTGGCGCCTGAAAGAAATAGCCAGAGATAAGAAGGCTAAGAAAACATAAAATCACGATATTTGCTTTTTTATGGACCCTACTAACACGACCACTTCTTCAAAATGAAACTACTTTTGGTAAATCTGACATGCATTCATTGATATTTTTTGatgagtctgagcaacataggtGGACAAAAAACTACAAATATTCTTGTTTAAGCAAATAGCACAACCTTACAAAAGGCAGCGCCTGAAACAAATAGCCAGAGATGAGAAGACTAAGAAGACACAAAATCACGATATTTGCCTTTTAATGGACCCTACTAACACGAGATGCTTTGTACACTGGATAATTTGTTCGTACTTATCTTTCAAATTCTGTCTCGAACCCGTGTGGCTCGTAGAATAAGTGAATTCATGGTGAAATTATAGAATGCAACCATATTTCCTTTTGAAGTGTCAGATCAAGTTTACCAACACACATTACAAAACAAAAC is a genomic window containing:
- the LOC107867902 gene encoding pentatricopeptide repeat-containing protein At4g02820, mitochondrial isoform X1; amino-acid sequence: MFVRLVRTSCAAVRPLSTEAATTVKSTRSGGTSTTTSLEGGTSSATSSRGRDTLGKRLLSLVYAKRSAVITIRKWKEEGHPVRKYELNRIVRELRRHKRYKHALEICEWMRVQDDIQLLSGDYAVHLDLIAKIRGMNSAEKFFEDLPDKLKVQTTCTALLHTYVQHKNIVKAEALMEKMSECGFLKYPLPYNHMLSLYISQGQLDKVPGLIQELKKNTSPDIVTYNLELAVFASQNNVEAAEKTFLELKKAKLDPDWITFSTLTNIYTKNSLPDKAKSTLREMEKRISKKARSAYSSLISLHTNLESKDEVFRIWKEMKSIFGKLSDVECICIISSLLKLDEFGEAMNLYTEWEAVTVTKDTRIANLILAAYINKNKMEKAIDFQERMVQKGISPSCTTWELLTRGYLKQKEIDKVLEFFKKTVTSVSKWDPDKKMVQEMFHVVEEQGNIQVAEQLLVTLRHAKYVNTEIYNALLRTYVNAGKMPMIVAERMKKDNVKMDDETQKLIGLTSKMTVTEVPNGVA
- the LOC107867902 gene encoding pentatricopeptide repeat-containing protein At4g02820, mitochondrial isoform X2, translating into MMWSNVPCLDIFLFMVISCPILSKHAQHKRASVIKMFVRLVRTSCAAVRPLSTEAATTVKSTRSGGTSTTTSLEGGTSSATSSRGRDTLGKRLLSLVYAKRSAVITIRKWKEEGHPVRKYELNRIVRELRRHKRYKHALEICEWMRVQDDIQLLSGDYAVHLDLIAKIRGMNSAEKFFEDLPDKLKVQTTCTALLHTYVQHKNIVKAEALMEKMSECGFLKYPLPYNHMLSLYISQGQLDKVPGLIQELKKNTSPDIVTYNLELAVFASQNNVEAAEKTFLELKKAKLDPDWITFSTLTNIYTKNSLPDKAKSTLREMEKRISKKARSAYSSLISLHTNLESKDEVFRIWKEMKSIFGKLSDVECICIISSLLKLDEFGEAMNLYTEWEAVTVTKDTRIANLILAAYINKNKMEKAIDFQERMVQKGISPSCTTWELLTRGYLKQKEIDKVLEFFKKTVTSVSKWDPDKKMVQEMFHVVEEQGNIQVAEQLLVTLRHAKYVNTEIYNALLRTYVNAGKMPMIVAERMKKDNVKMDDETQKLIGLTSKMTVTEVPNGVA